From the genome of Streptomyces sp. V1I1, one region includes:
- a CDS encoding alpha/beta hydrolase, with translation MNDIAELKQFVEVHGRILGIPRERLRQVLRRIRHDQDGEPGSWAREWTEAGVELERRGRELEAGRHFNIARFPFVDGPARAQAQERNVASFNRWRSGQSSGIRRLDLDLPAGRVRCWAAGLDAKGGELRPVLLLSGGIVSVKEQFGPILARASRLGVAIVATEMPGVGENAQRYTADSHRMVPDLLDALGDRADVSRTYALMMSFSGHLALRAALHDKRLRGVITAGAPIREFFTDTVWRQNIPRVTVDTLAHLTGEEPATVLQHMTDWALTPQELASLEVPVAYTASGRDEIIPPGDRLLLEQQVRELRMLVHDDVHGSPSHVAESRLWSLRSALEMLGGYAPQRAALGAALSVLRTRQRAAEAFARRAAVRESSG, from the coding sequence GTGAACGACATCGCGGAGCTGAAGCAGTTCGTCGAAGTGCACGGCCGCATTCTCGGCATCCCGCGGGAGCGGCTGCGGCAGGTGCTGAGGCGCATCCGGCACGACCAGGACGGCGAACCCGGCTCCTGGGCACGGGAGTGGACGGAGGCCGGTGTCGAACTGGAGCGCCGGGGCCGGGAGCTGGAGGCGGGACGCCACTTCAACATCGCCCGCTTCCCGTTCGTGGACGGCCCCGCTCGCGCGCAGGCCCAGGAGCGTAACGTCGCCTCCTTCAACCGGTGGCGGTCCGGGCAGAGTTCCGGCATCCGCCGGCTCGATCTCGATCTGCCGGCCGGCCGGGTCCGCTGCTGGGCGGCGGGCCTTGACGCCAAGGGCGGCGAGCTGCGGCCCGTACTGCTGCTCAGCGGCGGGATCGTCAGTGTCAAGGAGCAGTTCGGGCCCATCCTCGCCCGGGCCTCCCGGCTGGGCGTGGCCATCGTGGCGACCGAGATGCCCGGGGTCGGCGAGAACGCGCAGCGCTACACGGCGGACAGCCACCGAATGGTTCCGGATCTCCTCGACGCCCTCGGCGACCGCGCCGATGTCTCCCGGACGTACGCGCTGATGATGAGCTTCAGCGGGCATCTGGCGCTGCGTGCCGCACTGCACGACAAGCGGCTGCGCGGGGTGATCACCGCCGGGGCTCCGATACGGGAGTTCTTCACCGACACCGTCTGGCGCCAGAACATCCCTCGCGTCACGGTCGACACCCTCGCCCATCTCACCGGCGAAGAGCCGGCAACCGTACTGCAGCACATGACCGACTGGGCTCTGACGCCGCAGGAACTGGCGTCCCTGGAAGTGCCGGTGGCGTACACGGCCAGCGGCCGGGACGAGATCATCCCGCCCGGCGACCGGCTGCTGCTGGAGCAACAGGTACGCGAGCTGAGGATGTTGGTGCACGACGATGTGCACGGCTCGCCGTCGCACGTGGCCGAGTCCCGCCTGTGGAGCCTGCGGTCCGCACTGGAGATGCTGGGCGGATACGCGCCGCAGCGCGCGGCGCTGGGCGCAGCCCTCTCCGTGCTGCGCACCCGCCAGCGCGCGGCCGAGGCCTTCGCACGGCGCGCTGCCGTACGCGAGAGCAGCGGGTGA